CGGCGGCCGGAGCCCGGGGCACGCCATGGGCCGCCCCGAGCGGGGCGCGCTCCGGCCGCTGgcgccgctgctgctgctgctgctgctgcagctccaACATctcgcggcggcggcggcggatcCACAGCGCGGCGGCCAAGGTGCGTGAGGCTGGTCCCCCGCCCGGCTCTGCGCCGCCGGAGCGGCCAACAAAGCGCGGCCGGGCGACCGGACTGCGGGGTGCGCTGGCCTCCCCGAGCCCAGGCCTGGGTGGGATAGGCTTCTCGGGACCCAGCTATCCTTTAATTTGCCCTCGACCCCCGCCCCCACGGCTCCCGGTGTCGTTGGTTCTGCTTTCTGGCACCTGCTCTTGGGGGATGGGCCCAGTGGGGGCCCGGCGGGCCGGGAACTTTGTGTGTGGCGGGGGGGCATTGATGGGTTCGGGGGAGCTGCGTGATTCTNGATTCTAGCCAGAGGGATTTATTTGACACGCGCGCTCCGCGGCGGCGGTGAGCTGAGCCGGGCGACTTCCCCGCCTGACAATGCGTTTCCGGCGACCCCTGCGCGCGGCGGAGAAAGGGGCTGCGTGCGAGGGGGTTGTGCCCGCAACGCCCAGTGCGTGTGTCGCGGCGTGTTCGGGGCTCCCTGTGGATTGTGTCTGCGTAGATCTCTGACTATGGGTTGTGAGTGCGGGTGAGTGTTCTAGATGGGGGGTATACCCAAGTCGCGTGACACTGTGTCTGGCCTCGTAGTGCCACGGAGCAGCCCGCCATCGCATTACCATTCTGCCCTCCTTCCGGATCGAGGGCGCCCGAGGCCCCCGAGGTCGTTGGCTCCTTCATCGCTCCTTTCCTTCACCCCAGTAGACCCCTCCCCGCGGCCTGGACTGCACTGTCCGCGGATCCGGCTCACGCCCCCTTCTACCCCGAGCAGGGCCGGTCAAAGAGTGCGAAGAGGACCAGTTCCGGTGCCGGAATGAGCGCTGCATCCCCTCCGTGTGGAGATGCGACGAGGACGACGACTGCTCGGACAACAGCGACGAGGACGACTGCCGTGAGTGGCcggctggggaggaagggaacggggcggggaggggggcgccgGCCACCTGCTTGGACATCACTGCCGGGAAGCTACCCCGGCGCCGCCTTCCTCAGCGTTGGGTGGCTCTTAGCGAACCAGCGTTGAGCTGGGCAGCCAGCGTGTCCTCATGGGATTCGGGGCGGAGCCCAGGGCTGGTGTGGCCCGGGAGGAGGGCGCGCCGGGCCGGAACCGTGGGCAGGGACGCGGTCGTCCCTGCAAGTATCTAGCTTCCTGCGTCTAGCCCTCCTGGACTCCTGCGTCGGCCCCACGGAACGCGCCGGTGTTTCAAAGTTCTAGGCAATTCCGGGGCTCGCCTTGCTGGTTTTTTGTGAATGAATGGGCTCCCCGGGGCCCCTGATTGGCCAGGCGAGGACCACCCCATAGGCCCCCGTGGCCAGAGCGGCCAATCGTGGAGCGCGCGGGTGTGCAGTTTTCAGGCGCCCGGGGCGCAAGGGCCCTGCCCTGGCCCCGCCCTGGCCACACCCCCGCCGGCATCTCCTGGGAAGTAAGTGCCTCTGAGGCCCGGACGCAGGCTGTCTTCCTCGCTGCTTTTCTGCCTCGTCATGGTGTAGGTTTTTTGTGCCATCCTGGTGAGCGGACCACGCTCTCCTGCTAGCCCGGCGCGGGCATGAGTCATGCGGCCGACCAGGAAGGAGGGGGCCAGGAGAGTTTGCTTCCTGGAGAGGGCCGGGGATTCCGAGACTGCACAGTGAGCCCTCAGTTGGTGACGGTGTGCACGTGGCAGGCCGCCTTTGCGGAGTGTGGTACTGCTTGTACACCCGGGCGCTAGAGCTTTGAAAGTTCTTTCTTATGGTTTCAGATGTTTGTGGGGCAGAAGTGAGTTAGCAGGTAGTTGCCGTGAAGGAGTGTAGCTCCAGGAACAGAAAAACAGGACTGTTGAGAAACAGACACAGGTGGTCATACATTCATGGTTACTGAGTGCCTGCTTGCGCCAGCACTGGAGCACTTCGGAGAAGGGGCCCACCCCACAGGCCGGGGAGCCCCGCAGGGTGTGCAGGAGGGCAACAGGTGGACAGATCCACACCACCACACAGtggcaggaggggtagagggacacCTGGATAGGCATTGTTGAGTCCTTGAGGTTTCCTGTGGGCTTGCCAGTCGGCCTCCGGATTCATTCTCAGACGCAATCCAGAGCTGGCTCTGTGTCTTGGGTGCATCTTCCTCTCctgtcttcatttcctcacctgACCACTTGGGCTCATGATTCTTGGCCTGTTTTTGAGGACCAGTTCTAGTAATGTAATGGGAAGTCACGCGTCTAACACACGCCGTTTGTTGTGTGCCAGCCCCGCGGTGAGCGCTTATCTGGCATAAACTCCTCCACTCTTCTCAGCAGGCCTATTTCCCAGGCTAAAG
Above is a window of Ailuropoda melanoleuca isolate Jingjing unplaced genomic scaffold, ASM200744v2 unplaced-scaffold7120, whole genome shotgun sequence DNA encoding:
- the LOC117800486 gene encoding low-density lipoprotein receptor-related protein 8-like, yielding MGRPERGALRPLAPLLLLLLLQLQHLAAAAADPQRGGQGPVKECEEDQFRCRNERCIPSVWRCDEDDDCSDNSDEDDCREWPAGEEGNGAGRGAPATCLDITAGKLPRRRLPQRWVALSEPALSWAASVSSWDSGRSPGLVWPGRRARRAGTVGRDAVVPASI